In Stieleria varia, one genomic interval encodes:
- a CDS encoding alpha/beta hydrolase: MISLRDTCLLFAALVFTSTVHAVEPKTIDVWPDLAPMETSRETGVKSPPRPEEDPPITRLVNIRRPTMDVFLPDNPCGTAVVILPGGGFGKVVPDKEGSEAAIWLNQLGIAAFVLNYRTNESTPAGEPAYLRPLQDAQRAISLVRANANQWNIDPTRVGVLAFSAGGQVGAYLHTATKSAYDAIDEVDQKSWKPDFSLLVYPWQVTDDSGELKPGIVLTSECKPAFIVHTHDDRSTSIGSVLIYAGLKKSGVSAELHIYQNGGHGYGMRSVQGSDIGTWPDRATDWLLIRKLGVR; encoded by the coding sequence ATGATTTCTTTGCGTGACACTTGCCTACTGTTTGCAGCATTGGTGTTCACTTCCACCGTCCATGCCGTCGAGCCGAAAACGATTGACGTTTGGCCTGATTTGGCACCGATGGAAACTTCGCGAGAAACCGGTGTCAAATCGCCGCCGCGACCCGAGGAAGATCCCCCGATCACGCGTTTGGTCAACATTCGCCGACCCACGATGGATGTTTTTTTGCCGGACAATCCGTGTGGTACCGCAGTGGTGATCTTGCCCGGCGGCGGATTCGGCAAAGTCGTGCCGGACAAGGAGGGAAGCGAAGCGGCGATCTGGTTGAACCAACTGGGTATCGCAGCGTTTGTGCTCAACTATCGAACCAACGAATCTACTCCGGCTGGCGAACCCGCCTATCTGCGTCCGTTGCAAGATGCCCAGCGTGCGATCAGTCTCGTGCGAGCCAATGCCAACCAGTGGAACATCGATCCGACAAGGGTCGGCGTGCTCGCGTTTTCCGCAGGTGGACAAGTCGGTGCTTACCTGCACACGGCGACTAAGTCTGCTTACGACGCGATCGATGAGGTGGATCAGAAGTCTTGGAAGCCTGATTTCTCTTTACTCGTCTATCCTTGGCAAGTCACCGATGACAGCGGCGAATTGAAGCCGGGGATCGTGCTGACGTCCGAGTGCAAGCCGGCTTTCATCGTACACACGCATGACGATCGCTCGACGTCGATCGGCAGCGTTTTGATTTACGCCGGATTAAAGAAGTCGGGCGTCTCGGCAGAATTGCACATCTATCAGAACGGCGGACACGGGTACGGAATGCGCTCGGTCCAAGGTTCCGACATCGGAACGTGGCCCGATCGAGCAACCGACTGGCTGCTGATTCGCAAGCTCGGTGTCCGCTAG
- a CDS encoding 3-keto-disaccharide hydrolase codes for MSASLLRLFTVSFLLLAGSVAGAADGKWESLFDGKTLKGWDKVGSEDSEWSVKEGLLTGSGQASMLVYSTRPYKNFRYRAEIKINDGGNSGMYFRTTPKPGFTDGYEAQIDSTHSDPIRTGSIYGMCHVYQQHVKPDTWFHYEIEVRDDVWRGREMTRIKVTIDGNELYEYLDFDKTFKEGHFAFQQHDPGSIVHIRKVEVMELP; via the coding sequence ATGTCCGCCTCCCTTCTCCGACTGTTCACTGTCTCGTTCCTGCTCTTGGCTGGCTCTGTTGCCGGGGCTGCCGATGGCAAATGGGAATCACTTTTCGATGGCAAGACCCTCAAGGGATGGGATAAAGTTGGAAGTGAAGACAGTGAATGGAGCGTCAAGGAAGGGTTGCTGACTGGTTCAGGCCAAGCATCGATGCTGGTCTACTCAACTCGCCCCTACAAGAATTTTCGTTATCGCGCCGAAATCAAGATCAATGACGGCGGCAACTCAGGGATGTACTTTCGCACAACACCCAAACCAGGGTTCACGGACGGTTACGAAGCCCAAATCGATAGTACGCACAGCGACCCGATTCGAACCGGCTCCATCTACGGCATGTGTCACGTCTACCAGCAGCACGTCAAGCCCGACACGTGGTTCCATTACGAAATCGAAGTTCGTGATGACGTTTGGCGTGGACGTGAAATGACACGTATCAAAGTGACCATCGATGGCAACGAACTGTACGAATACCTGGACTTCGACAAGACCTTCAAAGAAGGTCACTTCGCATTTCAGCAACACGACCCAGGCAGCATCGTTCACATCCGCAAAGTCGAAGTGATGGAACTGCCATAA
- a CDS encoding sialate O-acetylesterase, giving the protein MKTQLFANPLVAFICVACVFCSTASAQSLPLVHPLFTDHMVLQRDIETPVWGWTTPGEKISVECAGHSANATADADGRWMAKLAALPAGGPHELTVTGPSSITISDVLVGDVWICSGQSNMEWSVQISNNAAAEIAAADHPKLRLFTVPKRVSTEPQQTVNAQWQLCTPQTVPQFSAVGYYFGRDLQRELNVPIGLIHTSWGGTIAEAWTSAESLNTMEDFRPAVSAFQQMAEAQKNGTNSLDAAMAKWWNDNDPGSKQSWSRPDAATDAWKEMTVPGNWEDRGLGQFDGIVWFQKEFELSEAAAAKDAVLHLGPIDDRDTTWVNGKQVGSMNEWLPSRDYKLPAGTLKAGRNVIAIRVLDTGGGGGLHGQPDQLRVEIPGGESVALAGQWKYSVSTPLEKTSPVPQQLNSNPNVVTVLYNGMLAPLVPYAIKGAIWYQGESNAGRARQYRTLLPTMIHDWRQQFGVGDFPFLVVQLANFMKVQEQPVEGGWADLREAQSLTARNDENVGLALAIDIGEANDIHPRNKQEVGRRLALSALGIAYDKEVVYSGPEYASADFRDGKAIVKFNHVGGGLKAKGDKLIGFAIAGEDKKFVWGDAVVQGDTVVVSSPAVPQPTAVRYGWANNPTCNLYNAADLPASPFRTDED; this is encoded by the coding sequence ATGAAAACTCAACTCTTTGCCAATCCACTCGTCGCGTTCATTTGCGTGGCATGCGTATTCTGCAGCACCGCGTCCGCTCAATCCCTACCGCTGGTGCATCCGCTGTTCACCGACCACATGGTCTTACAACGCGACATTGAAACGCCAGTCTGGGGATGGACCACACCAGGCGAAAAGATCTCTGTGGAGTGCGCCGGCCATTCGGCGAACGCGACGGCCGATGCTGACGGTCGTTGGATGGCCAAGCTCGCCGCGTTGCCTGCGGGTGGGCCTCACGAATTGACCGTGACCGGACCGTCATCGATCACGATCAGCGACGTTCTTGTCGGCGACGTCTGGATCTGCTCGGGTCAGTCCAACATGGAGTGGTCGGTCCAGATTTCCAACAATGCCGCAGCAGAGATCGCGGCGGCCGACCATCCCAAGTTGCGGCTGTTCACCGTTCCCAAACGCGTTTCGACCGAGCCTCAGCAGACGGTCAACGCTCAATGGCAACTCTGCACGCCGCAAACCGTCCCCCAGTTCAGCGCCGTGGGCTACTACTTTGGTCGTGACCTGCAACGCGAATTGAACGTGCCGATCGGCTTGATCCATACGTCGTGGGGCGGAACGATCGCCGAAGCGTGGACGAGTGCGGAGTCCCTCAACACGATGGAAGACTTCCGCCCGGCTGTTTCCGCATTCCAGCAGATGGCCGAGGCACAGAAAAACGGCACCAATTCACTCGATGCGGCGATGGCCAAATGGTGGAACGACAACGATCCGGGTTCCAAACAGTCCTGGTCCCGGCCAGACGCCGCAACGGATGCCTGGAAAGAAATGACCGTGCCTGGTAACTGGGAAGACCGTGGCTTGGGGCAATTTGATGGCATCGTGTGGTTTCAAAAAGAGTTTGAGTTGTCAGAGGCGGCCGCTGCCAAGGATGCCGTATTACATCTCGGTCCCATCGACGACCGCGACACCACGTGGGTCAACGGAAAGCAAGTCGGCAGCATGAACGAATGGCTTCCGTCACGTGATTACAAACTTCCTGCCGGCACACTCAAGGCCGGACGAAACGTGATCGCGATCCGAGTGCTCGATACCGGGGGCGGCGGCGGTCTGCACGGTCAACCAGATCAATTGCGAGTGGAGATTCCCGGCGGCGAATCCGTCGCACTGGCCGGTCAATGGAAATACTCCGTCAGCACACCACTGGAAAAGACTTCGCCAGTGCCACAGCAACTCAACAGCAATCCCAACGTGGTCACCGTGCTGTACAACGGCATGCTCGCGCCGTTGGTTCCCTACGCCATCAAAGGTGCGATCTGGTACCAGGGCGAATCCAATGCCGGTCGCGCGAGGCAATACCGCACATTGTTGCCAACCATGATCCACGATTGGAGGCAACAATTCGGTGTCGGCGATTTTCCTTTTCTCGTCGTCCAGCTCGCCAACTTCATGAAGGTCCAAGAGCAGCCGGTCGAAGGCGGTTGGGCGGATTTGCGTGAAGCACAATCGCTGACCGCACGAAACGACGAGAACGTCGGACTGGCCTTGGCGATCGACATCGGCGAAGCCAACGACATTCACCCACGTAACAAGCAGGAGGTCGGTCGCCGGCTTGCCCTGTCCGCTCTCGGAATCGCCTACGACAAAGAAGTCGTCTACAGCGGACCCGAATACGCGTCGGCCGATTTCCGAGACGGAAAAGCCATTGTGAAGTTCAACCACGTCGGTGGCGGCCTGAAGGCCAAAGGCGACAAGCTGATCGGCTTTGCCATCGCCGGTGAGGACAAAAAGTTTGTCTGGGGCGATGCAGTTGTCCAGGGCGACACGGTCGTCGTATCATCACCAGCAGTCCCCCAACCCACGGCGGTTCGCTACGGTTGGGCCAACAATCCGACGTGCAACTTGTACAACGCCGCTGACTTGCCCGCGTCACCCTTCCGTACCGACGAAGACTGA
- a CDS encoding PQQ-binding-like beta-propeller repeat protein, with product MRLPSALLLSVLCLTLSPAWGEDWPAWRGPRGDGTSMEASAATKWNGETGEGVVWKVPVPGVGHSSPIVHGQNVFVTTCLLDDQKRELLCFDTESGDLRWQKTVIDAPLEKKHKLNSFASGTPATDGSLVYVTFLENTNQDAADSDAETASGNMVVAAYDFDGNQEWLVRPGQFSSVHGYCSSPLLFESLVIVNGDHDGDSYVVALDRNTGQTVWKTPRRHKTRSYVTPLLREVNGQPHIVFSGSKQITSLNPRDGSTWWTVEGPTEQFVASMVDDADKYYMSAGFPTHHVMGIRKDGSGDVTDTHVAWHSTEAKSYVPSPVVAGNHLYVADDRGIAHCFNTETGEQVWRERMSPHFSASLVTTGSLVYFLSDEGVMTIVRSGDAFDVVSENPLGQRAFASPAISNGQIYLRGETDLFRIGNDKP from the coding sequence ATGAGATTGCCCTCTGCATTGCTGTTGTCCGTGCTTTGTTTGACCCTGTCGCCGGCTTGGGGCGAGGATTGGCCGGCTTGGCGGGGACCGCGTGGCGATGGGACCAGCATGGAAGCGAGCGCAGCGACAAAATGGAACGGGGAAACGGGCGAAGGTGTTGTTTGGAAAGTTCCCGTGCCTGGCGTCGGCCATTCTTCGCCGATCGTTCACGGTCAAAATGTTTTCGTCACCACCTGCTTGCTTGACGATCAAAAACGAGAACTGCTCTGCTTTGACACCGAATCAGGAGATTTGCGTTGGCAGAAGACCGTCATCGACGCACCCCTGGAAAAGAAACACAAGCTGAACAGTTTTGCCTCGGGGACGCCGGCCACCGATGGTTCGCTGGTCTATGTGACTTTTCTGGAAAACACGAACCAAGACGCCGCCGACTCAGACGCGGAAACCGCTTCGGGCAACATGGTCGTTGCGGCATACGATTTTGACGGAAATCAAGAATGGCTCGTTCGTCCGGGGCAGTTTTCAAGCGTTCACGGCTACTGTAGCAGTCCTCTGCTGTTCGAATCGCTTGTGATCGTCAACGGCGATCATGACGGCGACTCCTACGTGGTCGCGTTGGATCGGAACACCGGGCAGACGGTCTGGAAAACGCCGCGTCGTCACAAGACTCGCAGCTATGTCACGCCACTGTTGCGTGAAGTGAACGGGCAACCACACATCGTCTTTTCCGGCAGCAAGCAGATCACCAGCTTGAACCCACGCGACGGATCGACTTGGTGGACCGTCGAGGGGCCTACGGAGCAGTTTGTGGCCTCGATGGTCGATGATGCGGACAAGTACTACATGTCGGCCGGCTTTCCCACACATCACGTGATGGGAATTCGCAAAGACGGCAGTGGCGACGTGACCGATACTCATGTGGCATGGCACAGCACGGAGGCCAAGTCCTATGTCCCGTCACCGGTCGTGGCCGGCAATCATCTGTATGTCGCCGACGATCGTGGGATCGCTCACTGTTTCAACACGGAAACCGGCGAGCAGGTTTGGCGAGAAAGGATGAGCCCTCACTTTAGCGCGTCGTTGGTCACCACCGGATCACTGGTGTATTTTCTCAGTGACGAAGGCGTGATGACGATCGTGCGTTCTGGTGACGCGTTTGATGTCGTTTCCGAGAACCCGCTCGGCCAGAGAGCCTTTGCATCACCGGCGATCTCAAATGGCCAGATCTACTTGCGCGGAGAGACTGATCTTTTCCGAATCGGAAATGACAAACCCTAA
- a CDS encoding UPF0158 family protein codes for MYETTYGDRVLRGAEARLIAHAAWRFTDDLRNHVPSDGRADMNRGDSVIFEALSPEQKIVMIDRVTLYLLDETVDAPPCTALLDATIAALYRQVYDSVNIEIDLDHTSSTSGPEGTLEREQVIEAYLVNADVEDPDFEAPDPECQDLSIWQGIIDSLRDRVLQDEDWLLESPLMDIDPDESHAVRQIAGIDRDYFTDIAPDADVEQAALAWSNMLKRLTGERVETWRFGGHIPGPLEQDLPPPLDVLRFDDENESFHEEQVSTADWEQLEPVLLSDVIEEMQCGNSEWSSFVNKRTGKVIGLPADIFSYLEDEAAGDSTGYFGNGTDEMLQEAREIEESNDYEPLPSSYDIHEWEIMREFCESLPNEEDREQLENAIHGKGAFRKFKEAVRELSMEFEWFQFRDWKFELIAIRWLEENSIQWVRERVAPDEPPF; via the coding sequence ATGTACGAAACGACTTACGGCGACCGCGTCTTGAGGGGTGCTGAGGCGAGATTGATCGCGCATGCTGCGTGGAGATTCACCGACGACTTGCGCAATCATGTGCCGTCCGATGGCAGGGCTGATATGAACCGGGGCGACAGCGTCATCTTTGAAGCATTGTCGCCGGAACAGAAGATCGTGATGATCGACCGCGTCACTCTTTACTTACTCGATGAAACGGTCGATGCGCCTCCCTGCACGGCATTACTGGATGCGACGATCGCAGCGTTGTATCGACAGGTCTACGATTCGGTGAACATCGAGATCGATCTCGATCACACGTCGTCAACTTCAGGCCCAGAGGGAACCCTGGAGCGTGAACAGGTCATCGAGGCCTACCTCGTGAATGCGGACGTAGAGGATCCAGATTTCGAGGCACCGGACCCCGAGTGTCAGGACTTGAGCATTTGGCAAGGTATCATCGATAGTCTACGTGATCGAGTTCTGCAGGACGAAGATTGGCTTTTGGAATCTCCCCTGATGGATATCGATCCAGATGAATCTCATGCTGTTCGGCAAATCGCCGGGATCGATCGTGACTATTTCACTGACATCGCACCCGACGCGGACGTCGAGCAAGCCGCGTTGGCATGGAGCAATATGCTGAAGCGGCTCACGGGCGAGCGAGTAGAAACATGGCGTTTCGGAGGTCACATTCCTGGGCCGCTGGAGCAAGACTTGCCGCCGCCGCTCGATGTGCTGAGGTTTGATGACGAGAACGAATCGTTCCATGAAGAGCAGGTCTCTACGGCGGATTGGGAGCAACTCGAACCCGTCTTGCTGTCCGACGTGATTGAGGAAATGCAGTGCGGCAACAGTGAGTGGTCATCGTTCGTCAACAAGCGAACCGGAAAAGTCATCGGCCTGCCTGCGGATATTTTTTCCTACCTGGAGGATGAGGCGGCAGGTGATTCGACAGGTTATTTTGGCAATGGGACAGACGAGATGCTGCAAGAGGCCAGAGAGATCGAGGAGTCGAATGATTACGAGCCCCTGCCCAGTTCTTACGATATTCACGAATGGGAAATCATGCGTGAATTCTGTGAGTCGTTGCCGAATGAAGAAGATCGGGAGCAGCTTGAAAATGCGATTCACGGCAAAGGTGCCTTTCGCAAGTTCAAAGAAGCTGTCCGAGAACTGAGCATGGAGTTTGAATGGTTTCAGTTTCGTGACTGGAAATTCGAACTGATCGCAATTCGTTGGCTGGAAGAAAACTCGATTCAATGGGTGCGCGAGAGAGTTGCCCCGGACGAGCCTCCGTTCTGA
- a CDS encoding DUF1592 domain-containing protein: MNVILRLFLIVLPMVASAATVSAAESFESFLNTHCLRCHGPEKVERDLRIDQLSRDFKVGADSHLWAEIVERINAGEMPPAEEPQPTEDEIASVVTQLDARIREGRAARMATRPPVAHYRLSRREYQNTVYDLLGVRYDPTQPGELNADPLWQGYERIGALLSLSPSHVERYYRAAEIVLDRAFPQQSVTSQTIRKTAAEIRYGGGKQQQEYLDRFGIKRPLRALIFPGRLQAALRPNWLGRVGPEHSGLYRARIQVSGIRPPGGQRAHLRIGQSTGEATNEGLIELDVLAPEDQPEIIEFEVFLEMPASLDFNVVVTDIISRDKGGHHRNILGGSNYIFTHTSETQLLNPTGPKLFDESGNGIFSFVLLDWIEWEGPIESDTERATRVGLFPPNDASLDTVTDHLQRFAQRAWRRPVNPTELQHYLNAYETELAAGESVSSAYRVALLGVLTSRNFAYIVEGETQPRTRLTDWELATRLSYFLWSSMPDNELFDAAGGGALSGDELATQVDRMLADPKVDRFVKDFPRQWLQLHRLGMFPPDGKLYPDYDVWLETSMHEEVVHYFREMFTGNLPIDAFLKSDWTMVNPRLCEFYGLPEPSTSGVQRVSLRQEDHRGGLLTMGAILGLTSDGTRHRPVHRGVWVSEAIFGKTPPPPPANVDPIEPNPPSSPKATIRQKIEAHAQNANCAACHRNVDPLGLAFDQFDAIGQWRTHERVDQGTGEDPPVNASGVMPDGRAFSDAEQFKQLLLDDRDSFLKAFVEHLCTYGLRRVMTVDDREDIQAIVNEAKQNHYQLKDIVRAVALSELFRKR, from the coding sequence ATGAACGTCATCCTACGTTTGTTCTTGATCGTGCTGCCCATGGTTGCTAGCGCAGCAACTGTTTCCGCAGCAGAATCGTTTGAGTCGTTCTTGAACACACACTGCTTGCGGTGTCACGGGCCAGAGAAAGTCGAGAGGGACTTGCGGATCGACCAATTATCGCGTGATTTCAAAGTCGGAGCCGATAGCCATCTGTGGGCCGAGATTGTGGAGCGGATCAATGCGGGAGAGATGCCGCCCGCGGAAGAACCACAGCCCACGGAAGATGAGATTGCCAGTGTCGTCACGCAGCTTGATGCTCGCATCCGCGAAGGAAGGGCGGCGAGAATGGCGACTCGGCCACCGGTCGCACACTATCGTCTCAGTCGACGCGAATACCAAAACACCGTCTACGATTTACTCGGTGTTCGCTACGATCCGACTCAACCCGGTGAGCTGAATGCCGATCCTCTTTGGCAAGGTTACGAACGAATTGGCGCGTTGCTTTCATTGTCGCCGTCGCACGTGGAAAGGTACTACCGAGCGGCAGAGATCGTTTTGGATCGTGCGTTTCCTCAACAGTCGGTCACGTCACAAACCATTCGCAAAACGGCGGCTGAGATTCGTTACGGTGGCGGCAAGCAACAACAGGAATATCTCGATCGATTTGGCATCAAGCGTCCGCTTCGCGCCTTGATCTTTCCGGGACGACTACAAGCTGCGTTGCGTCCCAACTGGCTGGGACGCGTTGGGCCCGAACACAGTGGATTGTATCGTGCCAGAATACAGGTCAGCGGGATTCGCCCTCCCGGCGGCCAACGGGCACACTTGCGGATCGGCCAGAGCACGGGTGAAGCGACGAACGAAGGACTGATTGAACTGGATGTCTTGGCACCAGAGGACCAACCGGAGATCATTGAGTTCGAAGTGTTTTTAGAGATGCCCGCAAGTCTCGATTTCAACGTCGTTGTCACCGACATCATTTCACGAGACAAAGGTGGCCATCATCGCAACATCCTGGGCGGTTCCAACTACATCTTCACTCATACCAGTGAGACTCAGTTGTTGAATCCGACCGGACCCAAACTCTTTGATGAATCCGGCAACGGGATTTTTTCGTTCGTGTTGCTGGATTGGATCGAGTGGGAGGGACCGATCGAGAGCGACACCGAGCGGGCGACACGCGTCGGTTTGTTTCCGCCTAATGACGCTAGCCTGGACACGGTCACCGATCATTTGCAGCGATTCGCCCAGCGTGCTTGGCGACGTCCGGTCAATCCGACGGAGCTACAGCACTACCTCAATGCCTACGAGACGGAACTTGCCGCCGGTGAAAGCGTCTCGTCTGCGTATCGAGTTGCTTTGCTGGGCGTGCTGACCTCGCGAAACTTTGCCTACATCGTGGAGGGCGAGACTCAACCGCGTACACGATTGACCGACTGGGAACTGGCAACACGCTTGTCATACTTTTTGTGGAGTTCCATGCCCGACAACGAACTATTCGATGCGGCAGGCGGTGGAGCGTTGTCTGGAGACGAATTAGCCACGCAAGTGGATCGCATGCTGGCGGATCCCAAAGTCGATCGGTTCGTTAAAGATTTTCCGCGGCAATGGTTGCAATTGCATCGTTTGGGAATGTTTCCGCCCGATGGCAAGTTGTACCCAGACTATGACGTGTGGCTGGAAACCAGCATGCATGAAGAAGTCGTTCACTACTTTCGCGAGATGTTTACCGGTAACCTGCCCATCGACGCGTTCCTCAAGTCCGACTGGACGATGGTCAACCCGCGACTTTGCGAGTTTTACGGATTGCCCGAACCGAGCACCTCAGGCGTGCAGCGGGTGTCGTTGCGACAAGAGGACCATCGTGGCGGGCTGTTGACGATGGGTGCGATCCTCGGCCTGACCTCCGACGGCACTCGACATCGTCCGGTGCATCGTGGGGTCTGGGTTAGCGAAGCCATCTTTGGAAAAACGCCTCCGCCCCCGCCGGCAAATGTCGACCCGATCGAGCCGAATCCGCCCAGCAGTCCCAAGGCAACCATTCGACAGAAGATTGAAGCCCATGCGCAGAACGCGAACTGTGCCGCTTGTCATCGCAATGTCGATCCGCTCGGACTGGCATTCGATCAATTCGATGCGATTGGACAATGGCGAACACACGAACGAGTCGATCAAGGTACCGGCGAAGATCCGCCGGTGAATGCAAGTGGCGTCATGCCCGACGGTCGTGCATTCAGCGATGCGGAGCAATTCAAACAACTACTCCTGGACGACCGCGACTCATTCCTGAAAGCCTTCGTCGAACACCTGTGCACGTACGGTTTGCGTCGCGTCATGACGGTGGACGATCGTGAGGACATCCAGGCAATCGTGAACGAAGCAAAGCAAAACCACTATCAATTGAAAGACATCGTCCGCGCCGTCGCCTTGTCCGAACTGTTTCGGAAGCGTTAA
- a CDS encoding DUF1552 domain-containing protein produces MNPSWMIDRRHALRGLGSFIALPLLNCMRLAGAAEGETPRRSAFIYIPNGVNTLDYQITSPGEGYEFSRSLMPLEKHRAVITPISGLHHPGGLGHHHNCQKIWLTGGHLGPTDRNTISVDQQMAEVTSPHTRFHSLEIANKGESLAWTADGIRLPGMSRCSEIFAHLFEEPKNGTAAQRRSLRRKVSVLDANLEEVRSLERKMGVEDKGRMNQYMTAVRETEIRTKRADAWLDVPRPEISDADRKRNERDVPQTQAGDYFRTVYDLIILAFQTDATRVVTFSSGLEGQGLAIPELGISQSRHELSHHNGDAGHMEKLTQSDTFSVEQFSYFLTRLAETPDFNGRPLLDTTMSLFGSGMAYGHSHGNANLPLVLAGGTGCGLMHGRHVDLNQGHFDGYQLDEPGKHYHLCSRPANSNAHMSNLLLTMAQKMGVETDRFGDSNGELDL; encoded by the coding sequence ATGAACCCATCCTGGATGATCGACCGGCGGCATGCCTTGCGTGGCCTGGGTAGCTTCATTGCCTTACCGCTGTTGAACTGCATGCGTCTCGCCGGCGCAGCGGAAGGGGAGACCCCACGACGAAGTGCATTCATCTACATTCCCAACGGCGTCAATACGCTCGACTATCAGATCACCTCGCCTGGTGAAGGATACGAGTTTTCGCGGTCACTGATGCCGTTGGAAAAGCATCGCGCCGTCATCACTCCGATCAGCGGGCTGCATCATCCGGGTGGATTGGGACATCATCACAACTGCCAAAAGATCTGGCTCACCGGAGGACATCTCGGTCCGACGGATCGCAATACCATTTCGGTCGATCAGCAAATGGCCGAGGTGACTTCACCGCATACGCGTTTTCATTCGTTGGAGATCGCCAACAAAGGCGAATCATTGGCGTGGACGGCGGACGGAATCCGGCTTCCCGGGATGAGCCGATGCAGCGAAATCTTTGCTCATCTGTTCGAGGAACCCAAGAACGGCACGGCAGCGCAACGCCGATCCCTGCGACGAAAGGTCAGCGTGCTGGACGCGAATTTGGAGGAAGTCCGCTCGCTGGAGCGAAAAATGGGGGTGGAGGACAAAGGGCGAATGAATCAGTACATGACTGCCGTTCGTGAAACCGAAATTCGCACCAAGCGCGCTGATGCTTGGTTGGATGTCCCTCGTCCAGAGATCTCTGACGCCGACCGAAAGCGTAATGAACGCGATGTCCCTCAAACGCAGGCGGGAGACTATTTCCGGACGGTTTACGATCTGATCATCTTGGCTTTTCAAACAGATGCGACGCGTGTGGTGACCTTCAGCAGTGGCTTGGAGGGTCAGGGGCTTGCGATTCCCGAGTTGGGGATTTCACAATCGCGTCACGAACTCAGCCATCACAATGGGGACGCAGGGCACATGGAAAAGCTCACACAGAGCGACACCTTCAGCGTCGAACAATTCAGCTACTTCCTGACGCGTCTGGCCGAGACACCTGATTTCAACGGGCGTCCTTTGTTAGACACGACCATGTCCTTGTTCGGCAGCGGCATGGCCTACGGTCACAGTCATGGCAACGCCAACTTGCCGCTGGTGTTGGCCGGTGGAACAGGTTGTGGGCTCATGCACGGCCGCCACGTGGATCTCAACCAAGGTCACTTTGACGGCTATCAACTCGATGAACCTGGCAAACACTACCACCTGTGTAGTCGACCGGCCAACAGTAATGCTCACATGAGCAACCTATTGTTGACGATGGCGCAGAAAATGGGTGTGGAGACGGATCGCTTTGGTGACAGCAACGGTGAATTGGATCTGTGA